From Bicyclus anynana chromosome 7, ilBicAnyn1.1, whole genome shotgun sequence, the proteins below share one genomic window:
- the LOC112045230 gene encoding cardioacceleratory peptide receptor, producing the protein MDPELTVEEFGEMTTTTSPFLMNGTENLNVYYFYDSIQFTVMWVLFVLIVVLNASVIAALLCTNARKSRMNFFIMHLAIADLFVGLIYVFVDIVQKITIAWLAGEFLCKVIKFLQAVVMYASTYVLVALSIDRCDAITNPMNFSRSWNRARALIVSAWIISTVFSIPILILYEIKEVQGQLQCWIELGTARRWQIWMTLVSIMIFVLPALAIAACYAVIVLTIWTKSKAVVMSPPLNNKRGKMRTGQVECDPDSRRASSRGLIPRAKIKSVKMTFVIVFVFVLCWSPYIVFDLLQVYHQIPMTQMNIAVATLIQSLAPLNSAANPLICCMFSPHIYASLKRVPPYRWFWCGTQRRRHVRGTARSRSDSTGHSDLLSSTHARRSHSVAMILNRTRGNSISRSGDRRTHLVTLPLRD; encoded by the exons TCCATCCAGTTCACAGTGATGTGGGTGCTCTTCGTCCTCATCGTGGTACTAAACGCGTCCGTCATAGCAGCACTGCTTTGCACCAACGCCAGGAAGAGCAGGATGAACTTCTTCATTATGCATTTGGCAATAGCAG ATTTGTTCGTGGGTCTAATATACGTGTTCGTCGATATAGTTCAGAAGATCACCATAGCCTGGCTGGCGGGGGAGTTTCTATGCAAAGTCATTAAGTTCCTACAG GCAGTAGTAATGTACGCGTCGACATACGTGCTGGTGGCGCTGAGCATTGACCGCTGCGACGCTATAACGAACCCTATGAACTTTTCCAGAAGCT ggAACCGAGCGAGAGCCCTCATCGTATCAGCTTGGATTATCAGCACCGTTTTCTCTATTCCAATCCTCATTCTATATGAAATCAAGGAAGTGCAAG GGCAACTTCAATGTTGGATAGAGTTGGGAACAGCGCGCAGGTGGCAGATCTGGATGACGTTGGTTTCCATCATGATATTCGTGTTACCAGCGTTGGCCATCGCTGCGTGCTACGCCGTCATCGTGCTGACCATATGGACCAAGAGCAAGGCGGTGGTCATGAGCCCGCCTCTGAACAACAAGAGAGGGAAAATGAGAACCG GGCAGGTGGAATGCGACCCAGATTCAAGGCGCGCCAGCTCTAGAGGATTGATACCGCGCGCCAAAATCAAAAGCGTCAAAATgacttttgttattgttttcg TGTTCGTGCTGTGCTGGTCACCGTACATCGTGTTCGACCTGCTGCAGGTGTACCACCAAATCCCAATGACGCAGATGAACATCGCCGTGGCCACGCTCATCCAGAGCCTGGCGCCGCTCAACTCGGCCGCCAACCCGCTCATTTGCTGCATGTTCTCTCCGCACATATACGCCAGCCTCAA ACGCGTGCCACCGTACCGCTGGTTCTGGTGCGGCACGCAGCGTAGACGGCACGTGCGCGGCACGGCACGCTCTCGGTCCGACTCCACCGGACACTCGGACCTCCTCAGCTCCACACACGCCAGAAGATCACATTCTGTTGCTATG ATATTAAACCGAACTCGCGGCAACAGCATATCCCGCTCTGGAGATCGGCGCACCCACCTCGTCACGCTGCCACTGCGCGACTGA